A genomic region of Fodinisporobacter ferrooxydans contains the following coding sequences:
- a CDS encoding DUF294 nucleotidyltransferase-like domain-containing protein, giving the protein MNWRESFASVTSVDEIKEKREQFFQDLIKTLNHVEMEHFADEISCIHNACIVRLWEFVKQGNSLQMEWVLFGSGGRREATLFTDQDNGAIFPSFNTNTNSHETLPMYRSLMERMAKQLELAGYAPCSGFVMAVNPRWNGTVEEFFARIDHYLAYPDWDNARFLMIMADMRSLTNHQPNVEQIRTYMLDRIPHAKFLHWLVANHSWSQSIALNVLGNIRYISGGPYRGWFPLKEGLYLPVINMIRLWSLAFGFDAYSSWERSRLLFERGVWDRELYQNVKRTLDLCYNLRIVRQLQIAKEQPTLSFVTDEDLYVDLENPEHTWKDRVQQALLTAKQLQKLTSSHFRKPR; this is encoded by the coding sequence ATGAATTGGAGGGAATCTTTTGCATCTGTAACGTCAGTTGATGAGATCAAGGAAAAACGGGAACAATTTTTTCAGGATCTTATTAAAACATTGAATCATGTCGAAATGGAGCATTTCGCTGATGAGATTTCCTGCATTCATAATGCATGTATCGTGCGTCTATGGGAATTCGTAAAGCAAGGAAATTCCCTACAGATGGAGTGGGTATTATTTGGAAGCGGAGGCAGACGTGAAGCAACATTGTTTACAGATCAAGACAATGGTGCGATATTTCCTTCATTCAACACCAATACAAATTCCCACGAAACTTTACCAATGTATCGAAGTCTTATGGAGAGAATGGCAAAGCAATTGGAGTTAGCCGGGTATGCTCCGTGTTCCGGTTTTGTCATGGCTGTAAATCCAAGGTGGAATGGCACAGTGGAGGAGTTTTTCGCGAGAATTGATCATTATTTGGCATATCCGGATTGGGATAATGCCCGCTTTCTTATGATTATGGCTGATATGCGCAGTTTAACAAATCATCAGCCAAATGTAGAACAGATTCGTACGTATATGCTGGATCGAATTCCACATGCAAAATTTTTGCATTGGTTAGTTGCGAATCATAGCTGGTCACAATCGATCGCTTTGAATGTATTAGGGAATATTCGATATATCTCCGGCGGGCCATATCGAGGATGGTTTCCTTTGAAAGAAGGGTTGTATTTACCTGTCATCAATATGATCCGTTTATGGTCGCTTGCTTTTGGATTCGATGCCTATTCTTCATGGGAACGCTCTCGACTATTATTTGAACGGGGCGTTTGGGACCGGGAGCTTTATCAAAATGTAAAACGAACCTTAGATTTGTGCTACAATTTGAGAATTGTACGACAATTGCAAATAGCGAAGGAACAACCTACATTGTCGTTTGTGACGGATGAGGATTTATATGTAGACCTAGAAAACCCGGAGCATACATGGAAAGATCGTGTGCAGCAAGCGTTGTTGACAGCGAAGCAACTGCAAAAACTGACAAGCTCTCATTTTCGGAAGCCTAGGTGA
- a CDS encoding exonuclease domain-containing protein, translating to MDGRRSGFFQRLFGSKHGESASSFYHMETFQSEAAFRQMMREHQLQNIWTQSLLESTYAVFDTETTGFNPKQDYMFSIGGVKVTGIGEVQDTFYSLIRIPEHISIAEELLLSSQIKRSDIAQAPFVSNVLRDFLNFVGDSIWVAHYAKHDVRFINMASRQCWKTELDIQVVDTERVGRILFPDRQTATLEDMLTYFKVPIENRHHALSDAQMTAKVWNHMLQHLQQKQIHTVGDLFEAIIMQ from the coding sequence ATGGATGGGAGACGATCAGGTTTTTTTCAACGGTTATTCGGGTCAAAACATGGGGAATCGGCTTCATCTTTTTATCATATGGAAACATTTCAGTCAGAAGCTGCATTCCGGCAAATGATGCGGGAACACCAACTTCAGAACATTTGGACGCAATCCTTGTTAGAATCCACGTACGCAGTATTTGACACAGAAACGACAGGGTTTAATCCCAAGCAGGATTATATGTTCTCCATCGGCGGTGTAAAGGTGACTGGAATCGGTGAGGTGCAAGATACCTTTTATTCTTTGATTCGTATTCCTGAGCATATATCCATTGCAGAAGAATTGCTCTTGAGTTCACAAATCAAGCGCAGTGATATTGCACAGGCACCGTTTGTCAGCAATGTCTTAAGGGATTTTTTAAATTTTGTCGGAGATAGCATTTGGGTTGCTCATTATGCAAAACATGATGTAAGGTTTATTAATATGGCTAGCCGTCAATGTTGGAAAACGGAATTGGACATTCAAGTGGTTGATACTGAACGCGTAGGAAGGATTTTGTTTCCCGATAGGCAAACGGCTACTCTGGAAGATATGTTAACATATTTTAAAGTCCCGATCGAAAATCGTCATCATGCATTGTCTGATGCACAAATGACTGCAAAAGTATGGAATCATATGTTGCAGCATCTTCAGCAAAAACAAATTCATACGGTTGGGGATTTATTTGAAGCCATCATCATGCAATAA
- the glnA gene encoding type I glutamate--ammonia ligase: protein MNQIYTKEDIIRIAHEEGVRYIRLQFTDLLGTLKNVEIPLHQLEKALDNELLFDGSSIEGYVRVQESDMYLHPDLNTWLIFPWSTQENKVARLICDVCMPNGTTFAGDPRGILKRVLKKANTMGFSSLKVRIEPEFFLLKLDKNNQPTTQPNDEGGYFDMAPIDLGENCRREIALILQAMGIEIETSHHEAAPGQHEIDLKFADAVETADNLMTFKLVVKTISRHYGLHATFMPKPFFGMEGSGMHFHHALFSGHQNVFYNEKNPLNLSEIACYYASGILAHARAITAVTNPLVNSYKRLVPGYEAPVYAAWSSKISSHLIRVSVAQEFNTSIEVRSPDPSCNPYLAIAVMLMAGLDGIENKAKLPLPINKNIHGITEEELLRLEVLQLPLNLEEALEALDEDEIIQAALGEHAYTNYVKAKSMEWDLYRKIVHQWELKQYLYSF from the coding sequence ATGAATCAAATCTATACCAAGGAAGATATTATAAGAATTGCACATGAAGAAGGGGTACGGTATATTCGCCTGCAATTTACAGATCTTCTCGGAACGCTAAAAAATGTTGAAATCCCATTACATCAACTTGAAAAAGCTTTGGATAACGAATTGTTGTTTGATGGCTCATCGATTGAAGGTTATGTCCGCGTACAAGAATCAGATATGTATTTACATCCGGACCTGAACACTTGGTTGATATTTCCATGGAGCACACAAGAAAACAAAGTCGCACGCCTTATTTGTGACGTATGTATGCCAAATGGTACTACGTTTGCCGGGGATCCGCGCGGTATTTTAAAGCGGGTTCTAAAAAAAGCGAATACTATGGGATTTTCCTCTCTTAAAGTAAGAATCGAACCGGAATTTTTTCTGCTAAAGTTGGACAAAAACAATCAACCCACAACACAGCCTAACGATGAAGGCGGGTATTTTGACATGGCACCGATCGATCTAGGGGAAAACTGCCGTCGGGAAATCGCGCTAATCTTGCAGGCAATGGGGATTGAAATTGAAACATCGCACCATGAAGCCGCACCCGGACAACATGAGATCGATTTGAAATTTGCGGATGCCGTTGAAACGGCTGACAATCTTATGACTTTTAAATTAGTGGTAAAAACGATCAGCCGCCATTATGGGCTGCATGCTACATTTATGCCTAAACCTTTTTTCGGTATGGAAGGTTCGGGAATGCATTTTCATCACGCACTTTTCTCCGGCCATCAAAATGTTTTCTATAATGAAAAAAATCCGTTGAATCTGAGCGAAATTGCCTGCTATTACGCATCTGGGATTCTGGCTCATGCGAGAGCCATCACCGCAGTTACGAATCCCCTTGTCAACAGCTATAAGCGTCTGGTTCCTGGATATGAAGCTCCTGTTTACGCTGCATGGTCATCCAAAATCAGCAGCCATCTTATCAGAGTATCTGTTGCACAGGAATTCAACACAAGCATTGAAGTTCGCTCACCAGATCCTTCCTGTAATCCGTATTTAGCCATTGCTGTTATGTTAATGGCCGGCTTGGATGGGATTGAGAACAAAGCAAAATTACCGCTTCCCATAAACAAGAACATTCATGGGATTACAGAAGAAGAACTGTTGCGATTGGAGGTTTTGCAACTTCCACTGAATTTGGAAGAAGCTTTAGAAGCATTGGATGAAGATGAAATCATCCAGGCGGCGCTTGGCGAGCATGCCTATACCAACTATGTGAAAGCAAAATCAATGGAATGGGATCTATACCGCAAGATTGTTCACCAATGGGAGTTGAAGCAATACTTATACTCCTTTTAG
- a CDS encoding putative nucleotidyltransferase substrate binding domain-containing protein — MIEFPMIDSEWILDHNATVKRAQWWQDVILKTRDWLEEDGDIRDWMIAFRELREELLNKAWKATVPSNFREDAHYILFGSGGRGEDLLYSDLDHAVLLREDVRLEDLQQYLYAFIRIMNELGCPPCQGFVMSTNTRWIGSPTEWKDRIKRYFEFPDWDHARYLFMIADARPLDGYVPGWLEILQGVLNGIRQSAFICWEMAHLGIHRSVAISVFRRLKSKREEQREIFNIKEGLLNPIIHSLRLLAVANGFYETSTWKRNEFLNQQGILPNNWKIMIEEALLYGWKVRLQVQVKELCQNQPVTDVVVVSEYTKNARDELMTHLETAKLLERWTHRQFRKPR; from the coding sequence ATGATCGAATTTCCAATGATTGATTCGGAATGGATTTTAGATCACAATGCGACAGTGAAACGGGCGCAATGGTGGCAGGATGTGATATTGAAAACAAGGGATTGGCTGGAAGAGGACGGAGATATACGCGATTGGATGATTGCATTTCGGGAATTGCGTGAGGAGTTGTTAAATAAAGCATGGAAAGCAACGGTGCCTAGTAACTTCAGAGAAGATGCGCATTACATTCTTTTCGGTTCCGGCGGGCGTGGAGAAGATCTTCTTTACAGTGATTTGGACCATGCGGTATTACTGAGGGAAGATGTTCGATTGGAAGATCTGCAGCAGTATTTGTATGCGTTTATACGTATCATGAATGAACTTGGCTGCCCGCCATGTCAGGGATTTGTGATGAGCACGAATACACGCTGGATCGGTTCTCCGACAGAATGGAAGGATCGGATCAAACGATATTTTGAGTTCCCGGATTGGGATCATGCCCGTTATTTGTTTATGATTGCAGATGCCCGGCCGCTGGATGGATACGTACCAGGATGGCTGGAGATTTTGCAAGGGGTATTAAACGGTATCCGCCAATCGGCCTTCATCTGTTGGGAGATGGCGCACCTTGGCATTCATCGCTCTGTGGCGATCAGTGTATTTCGTCGACTGAAGAGCAAACGCGAAGAGCAGCGGGAGATTTTCAATATAAAAGAAGGATTATTGAATCCAATCATCCATTCGCTGCGGTTGCTTGCGGTTGCAAACGGCTTTTATGAGACTTCCACCTGGAAGCGTAATGAGTTTCTTAATCAACAAGGGATACTCCCTAATAATTGGAAAATAATGATTGAGGAAGCACTGCTTTACGGGTGGAAAGTGCGCTTACAGGTACAAGTAAAAGAACTTTGCCAAAATCAGCCTGTTACGGATGTTGTGGTTGTCTCGGAATATACGAAAAACGCCCGAGATGAATTGATGACACATTTAGAGACTGCAAAGCTATTGGAACGCTGGACACACCGACAGTTTCGAAAACCGAGGTGA
- a CDS encoding 3'-5' exonuclease, whose product MKWFWNTGRTEQDLLARQRELAHEDKSVTIWEMPLSEAEYFVIDIETSGFSATKDCVLSLAGGCMHGCDTTLDPLQYSIVRHDQVDMISDNIWQLTGLSPAQIQQGEEWRDVLFRALELSSDRVWIAHHIRHEMSFIQRHAKHFWKMHLRPIAIDTAIVAQALCKLPDAPTLDRVCEWLDVPVKNRHRADADIMMTAEVWKKEMAMCRSLGLETIGEVIEWSISHGWG is encoded by the coding sequence GTGAAATGGTTTTGGAATACGGGACGAACAGAACAAGATTTGCTTGCGAGGCAGCGGGAACTCGCGCATGAAGACAAAAGTGTAACAATCTGGGAAATGCCGTTGTCAGAAGCGGAGTATTTTGTAATCGATATCGAGACAAGCGGATTTTCTGCTACAAAAGATTGTGTATTATCACTTGCCGGGGGATGCATGCATGGATGCGATACAACACTCGATCCCCTGCAATACAGCATTGTCCGGCATGACCAAGTCGACATGATATCGGACAACATTTGGCAATTGACGGGTTTATCTCCTGCTCAAATACAACAGGGAGAAGAATGGCGGGACGTTTTATTTCGGGCTTTGGAGTTGTCGAGTGACCGGGTTTGGATTGCACATCATATCCGCCATGAAATGTCATTTATTCAGCGCCACGCCAAACATTTTTGGAAAATGCATTTGCGTCCGATCGCCATAGATACTGCGATTGTTGCACAGGCATTGTGCAAGCTGCCAGATGCACCGACATTGGATCGAGTGTGTGAATGGCTGGATGTGCCAGTAAAAAATCGCCATCGGGCCGATGCTGATATCATGATGACAGCAGAAGTATGGAAGAAAGAAATGGCTATGTGCAGGTCCCTTGGTCTCGAGACGATAGGGGAAGTTATTGAATGGTCAATCTCCCATGGATGGGGTTGA
- a CDS encoding ammonium transporter produces MDTGDTAWLLVSSALVMLMTPGLAFFYGGLVRKKNVITTMLQVCAVILIVSVQWVLFGYSLSFGPDFHHVIGGLQWSMLKGVGETPDADYAPTIPHLVFSIYQMMFAIITPALIVGGLAERVKFSSFLVFITLWATVIYDPLAHWVWGANGWLHNLGVLDFAGGTVVHISSGVAGLVAAIYLGKRAEHGTKSIRAHNVPFVLLGTALLWFGWFGFNAGSALGANALSASAFITTNTATAASAIGWMLIEKLRTGHVTLGGMCAGAVAGLVAITPAAGFVTPGASIVLGFVGGIICFFASTFMKEKLGYDDALDAFGGHGIGGTWGALATGIFATTMVNSAGANGLIHGNPHQLLLQLIGVVASWLFSGIGTFILIKVIDLVMGFRVTKEEELMGLDHVLHNESAYPEQLSADELPKMMNHSSALKV; encoded by the coding sequence GTGGATACCGGTGATACAGCTTGGCTGCTTGTATCATCCGCACTGGTAATGTTGATGACACCTGGATTGGCGTTTTTCTACGGGGGGCTTGTTCGAAAGAAAAATGTTATCACTACTATGTTGCAAGTTTGTGCAGTTATTTTAATTGTTTCCGTTCAGTGGGTATTATTTGGATACAGTTTATCCTTTGGGCCTGATTTCCATCATGTTATCGGCGGTTTACAATGGAGTATGCTAAAGGGTGTCGGTGAGACGCCGGACGCAGACTACGCACCGACAATCCCGCATTTGGTGTTCTCCATTTATCAAATGATGTTCGCAATTATTACACCTGCTCTTATCGTTGGTGGGCTTGCAGAGCGTGTGAAGTTTTCATCATTCCTGGTTTTCATTACACTCTGGGCAACGGTTATTTACGATCCTTTGGCACATTGGGTGTGGGGAGCGAATGGTTGGCTGCATAACTTGGGCGTATTGGATTTTGCGGGCGGTACAGTTGTCCACATCAGTTCAGGGGTAGCCGGTTTGGTTGCTGCCATTTACCTCGGGAAACGTGCCGAACATGGCACAAAGTCGATTCGCGCACACAATGTTCCATTTGTGCTGCTTGGTACAGCGTTGTTGTGGTTCGGTTGGTTCGGATTCAATGCCGGAAGTGCATTGGGTGCTAATGCCCTCTCTGCTTCCGCGTTTATTACAACCAATACAGCGACAGCAGCTTCTGCAATCGGTTGGATGCTTATTGAAAAATTGCGTACAGGTCATGTAACGCTTGGCGGGATGTGTGCCGGTGCAGTTGCCGGACTTGTAGCCATTACGCCAGCGGCCGGTTTTGTAACACCAGGCGCATCGATCGTACTAGGATTTGTTGGTGGAATTATCTGTTTCTTCGCATCGACATTTATGAAGGAAAAGCTCGGATATGATGACGCCCTTGACGCATTTGGCGGTCATGGGATCGGTGGAACATGGGGTGCGCTTGCTACAGGTATATTTGCTACCACTATGGTGAACTCAGCTGGAGCGAACGGTTTGATCCATGGCAATCCGCATCAGTTGCTGCTGCAACTCATTGGTGTCGTTGCGTCATGGCTGTTCTCTGGAATCGGTACATTTATCCTGATCAAAGTAATCGATTTGGTTATGGGATTCCGGGTGACAAAAGAAGAAGAACTTATGGGTCTCGACCATGTGCTTCACAACGAATCTGCGTATCCGGAACAACTCTCTGCTGATGAGCTTCCTAAAATGATGAATCATTCCAGTGCTTTGAAAGTGTAA
- a CDS encoding thymidylate synthase, whose translation MIQYKELCQHILENGTEKEDRTGTGTISIFGYQMRFNLQEGFPLLTTKRLPFRVIAHELFWFLRGDTNIQYLKDNKVTIWDEWADENGELGPVYGKQWRSWEKPDGTTIDQIANVINQIKTNPDSRRLLVVAYNPADVDQMALPPCHAFFQFYVANGKLSCQLYQRSADVFLGVPFNIASYALLTHMVAHVCRLEPFEFIHTLGDAHIYLNHIEQVKLQLTRKEKNLPKLHIKRNANDIFDFGIEDFEMVGYDPHPHIAGEVSV comes from the coding sequence ATGATACAATATAAAGAATTATGTCAACATATATTAGAAAACGGCACAGAGAAAGAAGACCGTACAGGAACAGGCACGATCTCTATTTTTGGTTACCAAATGCGCTTTAATCTTCAAGAAGGATTTCCTTTGCTCACAACCAAAAGACTTCCGTTTCGTGTGATTGCACATGAACTGTTTTGGTTTTTGCGCGGCGATACCAATATTCAATATCTAAAAGACAATAAAGTGACAATTTGGGATGAATGGGCAGATGAAAACGGGGAATTAGGCCCTGTATACGGCAAGCAGTGGCGTTCTTGGGAAAAGCCGGACGGCACAACCATCGATCAAATCGCCAATGTAATCAATCAAATTAAAACAAATCCTGACTCCCGCCGTTTATTAGTCGTCGCATACAATCCTGCAGATGTTGATCAAATGGCGCTGCCTCCTTGCCATGCTTTTTTTCAATTTTATGTTGCCAATGGCAAACTTAGCTGCCAATTGTATCAACGCTCAGCCGATGTATTTTTAGGCGTTCCTTTTAATATTGCATCGTATGCGTTGCTGACACATATGGTGGCACATGTCTGCAGGCTTGAGCCTTTTGAATTTATCCATACATTAGGTGATGCCCACATCTATCTTAATCACATCGAACAAGTAAAATTACAATTAACACGTAAGGAAAAAAATCTGCCGAAGCTGCACATAAAACGAAACGCAAACGATATTTTTGACTTTGGAATAGAAGATTTCGAAATGGTTGGATATGATCCACACCCTCATATCGCTGGAGAAGTATCTGTTTGA
- the tadA gene encoding tRNA adenosine(34) deaminase TadA, with translation MNHEERMQEALKEAEIARSYGEVPIGAVVYYDGEVVGRGHNMRETWRDPTAHAEILAIRNASRSLGGWRLTGCTLYVTLEPCVMCAGAIVLARFDAIVFGATDPKAGACGSIFSVLDSSLLNHRPKVTSGVLAEECGMILQEFFRNLRRKNC, from the coding sequence ATGAACCATGAAGAACGGATGCAGGAAGCACTAAAGGAAGCTGAAATTGCACGTTCTTATGGTGAGGTTCCAATTGGTGCAGTTGTGTATTACGATGGAGAAGTCGTTGGGCGTGGGCATAATATGCGGGAAACTTGGCGGGATCCTACGGCTCATGCGGAAATATTGGCCATCCGTAATGCAAGCAGATCTTTGGGAGGATGGCGATTAACTGGCTGCACGCTGTATGTTACATTAGAACCTTGTGTCATGTGTGCCGGAGCAATTGTCCTCGCGCGTTTTGATGCAATTGTATTTGGTGCAACGGATCCGAAAGCAGGTGCATGTGGTTCTATTTTTTCAGTCCTTGATTCTTCTTTGCTAAACCATCGGCCGAAAGTTACCAGTGGTGTTTTGGCAGAAGAATGTGGTATGATATTACAAGAATTTTTTAGAAATCTTCGTCGAAAAAATTGTTAA
- a CDS encoding two-component system sensor histidine kinase NtrB produces MKEGLSVQEIHLDQISFPVFRTDLKGVITEWNQMFYQQFSRIIEDAKDSFKRNRFLSILPSNQTCHRDCLVFQLNGHACRPAELRTDEGIYHLCGVEIRDRKEKLTGYQYIVHEPLESVEADKSDSMLDMKTRIFQDLNMGILCLDSCGNVTYLNPVAADLLDIDLDLMENKTVVWTTLLPEFREEYAIIQKIIIAKQPYRNFLTNWERNGVLHHILIDSYFIEDSFPNKKSICILFKDIGNFVSMEQKIQRNEKLATIGKIAAGIAHEIRNPLTSIKGFLQIMNDDMQKSGLSKYQSYTGVMLTEIERINGLVSELLLLSKPKNVKFQPIDIIEVILELKPIIQSEAHLYNIKLDFRLLSVPNVFAGTEMLKQVFLNLMKNAIEAMPNGGTLTVETCFDVAEQLVRIDFRDTGVGIPHYMIDRIFDAFFTTKEMGTGLGLSLCQKIVNDLGGSIRVGNKGFGTTFSVILPIEKPANEE; encoded by the coding sequence GTGAAAGAGGGTCTTTCAGTTCAGGAGATTCATTTGGATCAGATTTCCTTTCCAGTATTTCGAACTGATTTAAAAGGTGTCATTACTGAATGGAATCAAATGTTTTATCAGCAGTTCTCCCGAATTATAGAAGATGCAAAAGATTCCTTTAAACGGAACCGTTTTCTCTCTATCTTGCCATCGAATCAGACATGTCATAGGGATTGTTTAGTATTTCAATTAAATGGCCATGCATGCCGCCCGGCAGAACTGCGAACAGATGAAGGAATATACCATCTATGTGGAGTCGAGATACGTGATCGCAAAGAAAAATTAACAGGTTACCAATATATCGTACATGAACCTTTGGAGAGTGTCGAAGCTGATAAAAGCGATAGTATGCTCGATATGAAAACACGGATTTTTCAAGATTTAAATATGGGAATTCTATGTTTGGATTCATGTGGTAACGTAACCTATTTGAATCCAGTGGCAGCAGATTTATTGGATATTGATCTTGATTTAATGGAAAATAAAACAGTAGTATGGACAACTTTGCTTCCTGAATTCAGGGAAGAGTACGCGATTATACAAAAAATCATAATTGCGAAACAGCCGTATCGAAATTTTTTGACCAATTGGGAAAGAAATGGAGTACTTCATCATATTCTAATTGACTCTTATTTTATTGAAGATTCTTTTCCTAATAAGAAAAGTATCTGCATTTTATTTAAGGATATTGGAAACTTTGTCTCGATGGAGCAAAAAATTCAACGCAATGAAAAATTGGCTACTATTGGTAAAATCGCAGCAGGAATCGCTCATGAGATTCGCAATCCATTAACGTCTATTAAGGGATTTTTGCAAATTATGAACGATGATATGCAAAAAAGCGGATTGAGCAAATATCAGTCGTATACAGGTGTTATGTTAACAGAGATTGAACGGATCAATGGTCTTGTAAGTGAATTATTGCTTCTATCTAAACCAAAAAACGTAAAATTTCAACCAATTGATATTATAGAAGTCATACTGGAGTTAAAACCTATTATTCAATCGGAAGCGCATTTATATAATATAAAACTTGATTTCCGATTATTATCTGTTCCGAATGTATTTGCAGGTACGGAAATGTTGAAGCAAGTATTTCTTAATTTGATGAAAAATGCAATTGAGGCAATGCCGAATGGTGGAACGCTCACTGTTGAAACATGCTTTGATGTAGCAGAGCAACTGGTTCGCATTGATTTTCGCGATACAGGTGTTGGAATTCCCCATTATATGATTGATCGGATTTTTGACGCGTTTTTCACCACCAAAGAAATGGGTACAGGATTGGGATTATCACTTTGCCAAAAAATTGTGAATGATTTAGGTGGATCGATTCGAGTAGGGAATAAAGGATTTGGCACGACGTTTTCCGTTATTTTGCCAATTGAAAAACCGGCAAATGAGGAATAA
- the dnaX gene encoding DNA polymerase III subunit gamma/tau produces MSYVALYREWRPQTFADMVGQAHIKTTLQNAIRYQRLAHAYLFSGPRGTGKTSTAKIFAKAINCEHGPAIEPCNSCPACRGITDGSIMDVVEIDAASNRGIEEIRDLREQVKYAPTEVRYKVYIIDEVHMLTTEAFNALLKTLEEPPRHVIFILATTEPHKLPATILSRCQRFDFRRIGTKDIVERLKQVALDKHVQVEEQVYWLIARMADGGMRDALSLFDQVISFDQQMITIDAVHSLLGSIRTEVIYTLFESIVKGDTAKAVQEFSNILQSGKDPSQCIHELLQVTRDVLMLKTVPDLPDIQERIEYDPAFSEFDKISNVADISFLMEQLTALQSDLKWNTNPRLMAEVTIVRLAQRQIHARQDIWERIQLLERKIEEFNQKNQQLIQSLPLQEQVTPSLTKVQKTNQSETPPGSIKKPVKQRVPGAIHSPSGTSQEISSSGTHARMVDSEQWNPTLFQSIRNQWPQILEEVKRRKITAQAWLLDGEPVAVAGHQLLAAFKNQIHRETVMKTINKSVIDEVLTQAANTQLELVALSQGEWKQLQQKIQTSVKTEAVSSEREEDFFAGHADQRSHTVSDPSKEPEWIEKTKELFGHENVLIIEQEEI; encoded by the coding sequence TTGTCGTACGTTGCATTGTATCGCGAGTGGAGACCGCAAACCTTTGCAGATATGGTGGGACAAGCACATATAAAGACTACTTTGCAAAATGCGATCCGCTATCAGCGTCTTGCCCATGCATACTTGTTCTCAGGCCCTCGCGGTACTGGTAAAACAAGTACTGCTAAAATTTTTGCAAAAGCAATTAATTGTGAGCATGGACCTGCGATTGAACCATGTAATTCGTGTCCGGCTTGTCGCGGAATCACAGATGGTTCAATTATGGACGTGGTAGAAATCGACGCCGCATCAAATCGGGGAATCGAAGAGATTCGCGATTTACGGGAACAAGTAAAATATGCACCGACAGAAGTTCGGTATAAGGTGTATATTATAGATGAAGTTCATATGTTAACGACAGAGGCGTTTAACGCTCTTTTGAAAACGCTGGAAGAGCCACCTCGCCATGTCATATTTATCTTGGCGACTACGGAACCTCATAAACTGCCCGCAACCATACTTTCCCGCTGCCAAAGGTTTGATTTTCGCCGGATTGGCACAAAAGATATTGTGGAGCGATTAAAACAGGTTGCTTTGGATAAACATGTACAAGTAGAGGAACAAGTATATTGGCTGATCGCGCGCATGGCTGATGGAGGCATGCGTGATGCTTTAAGTTTGTTTGACCAAGTAATCTCGTTTGATCAACAAATGATTACGATAGATGCTGTTCATTCTTTGCTTGGATCGATTCGAACTGAAGTTATTTACACTTTGTTCGAATCGATTGTAAAAGGAGATACTGCAAAAGCAGTACAAGAGTTTTCGAATATCCTGCAATCCGGGAAAGATCCTTCCCAATGTATTCATGAATTGTTGCAAGTAACGAGAGATGTTTTGATGCTCAAAACCGTTCCTGATTTACCTGATATTCAGGAAAGAATCGAGTATGATCCAGCATTTTCTGAATTTGACAAGATAAGCAATGTAGCTGATATCAGTTTTTTGATGGAGCAATTGACAGCACTGCAATCAGATTTAAAATGGAATACGAATCCTCGGTTGATGGCGGAAGTGACAATTGTACGATTGGCTCAGCGTCAGATTCATGCTCGGCAAGACATTTGGGAGCGGATCCAATTGCTTGAGCGAAAAATTGAAGAATTCAATCAAAAAAATCAGCAATTGATACAGTCGCTGCCGCTACAGGAACAAGTTACGCCATCTTTGACCAAAGTGCAAAAAACAAATCAATCAGAAACACCGCCTGGATCAATAAAAAAGCCGGTAAAGCAAAGAGTTCCAGGTGCGATCCATTCTCCGTCAGGCACTTCACAAGAGATTTCTTCTTCTGGAACACATGCGAGAATGGTTGATTCGGAACAATGGAATCCCACTCTTTTTCAATCGATTCGCAATCAGTGGCCGCAAATTCTTGAAGAAGTAAAACGTCGCAAAATTACGGCACAAGCATGGCTGTTGGATGGAGAACCTGTTGCAGTAGCTGGACATCAACTATTGGCGGCCTTTAAAAACCAAATTCATCGGGAAACGGTCATGAAGACGATTAACAAATCGGTCATTGATGAGGTATTAACACAGGCAGCAAATACACAATTGGAGTTGGTTGCTCTCTCTCAAGGAGAGTGGAAGCAACTCCAACAAAAAATACAGACAAGTGTAAAAACGGAAGCAGTCTCATCAGAACGTGAGGAAGATTTTTTTGCCGGTCATGCCGATCAACGGTCTCACACTGTGTCAGATCCTTCAAAGGAGCCTGAATGGATTGAGAAGACAAAAGAATTATTTGGTCATGAAAATGTTTTAATTATAGAACAAGAGGAGATTTAA